One Nitrospirota bacterium genomic region harbors:
- a CDS encoding PilZ domain-containing protein, translated as MERRQLERRQFPRVPVCYLGHIFTGDKAALDAVVLDLSVGGCRMHSTSPVLPGARLDLQIALPNQIAPFVVKGATVRWSRQPEFGVSFTGLRPEDQARLCRLM; from the coding sequence ATGGAGCGGCGTCAATTGGAGCGGCGCCAATTTCCGCGGGTGCCGGTTTGCTACCTTGGGCACATCTTTACGGGCGACAAGGCGGCACTCGATGCCGTCGTGCTGGACCTCTCGGTCGGCGGGTGTCGCATGCACAGCACGTCGCCGGTTCTCCCAGGGGCGCGTCTGGATCTGCAGATCGCGCTGCCGAATCAAATCGCGCCGTTTGTCGTGAAGGGTGCGACAGTCCGATGGTCGCGGCAACCGGAATTCGGAGTCTCCTTCACGGGGTTGCGTCCGGAGGACCAAGCGCGTCTGTGTCGGCTGATGTGA